A part of Streptomyces sp. NBC_01497 genomic DNA contains:
- a CDS encoding helix-turn-helix domain-containing protein: MGTAGGEAASGEAWTAECDGPGAAPTAVECEREPHPSDSLRTFGAVVQALREHAGLTRVDLGERVRFSKHTVESVELGRRMPDEAFVERAEEALGNTGALRRAARHLARGEAGLATWFRRWARLEREAVSLCTYESRLVPGLLQSEAYARAVFEGTIPLRTDDELEAQLAARMERQATMRERPKVPFSFIVEEHVFRRRFGDAQAMRELLDHVLERSAPRNVTLQVVALEAGLHACLDGPLQVLETPEGRRLGYSEGQENGRLISDAKEVSVLCQRYDTLRSQALGPKESQDFLERLRGVL, from the coding sequence ATGGGCACAGCCGGCGGGGAAGCGGCGAGCGGCGAGGCGTGGACGGCGGAGTGCGATGGCCCGGGGGCGGCGCCCACGGCCGTGGAGTGTGAGCGGGAGCCGCACCCGTCGGACAGTCTGCGTACGTTCGGGGCGGTCGTCCAGGCCTTACGCGAACACGCGGGACTCACCCGCGTCGACCTCGGGGAGCGGGTGAGGTTCTCCAAGCACACGGTGGAATCAGTCGAGTTGGGCCGCCGCATGCCGGACGAGGCATTCGTGGAACGCGCGGAGGAGGCCCTCGGCAACACGGGGGCGCTGCGGAGGGCCGCCCGTCACCTCGCCCGGGGCGAGGCGGGCCTGGCGACGTGGTTCCGCCGCTGGGCGCGACTGGAGCGGGAGGCGGTGAGCCTGTGTACGTACGAGAGCCGACTGGTGCCCGGCCTGCTGCAGTCGGAGGCGTACGCGCGGGCGGTGTTCGAGGGCACGATCCCGCTGCGGACCGACGACGAGTTGGAGGCACAACTCGCCGCCCGGATGGAACGGCAGGCGACGATGCGGGAGCGGCCGAAGGTGCCGTTCAGCTTCATTGTCGAGGAGCACGTGTTCCGGCGGCGGTTCGGTGATGCCCAGGCGATGCGGGAGCTGCTCGACCACGTCCTGGAACGCAGCGCTCCGCGCAATGTGACGCTGCAGGTGGTGGCACTGGAGGCGGGGTTGCATGCGTGCCTGGATGGGCCCTTGCAGGTCCTGGAGACCCCTGAGGGGCGCCGCCTCGGCTACTCCGAGGGCCAGGAGAACGGGCGACTCATCTCTGACGCGAAAGAGGTGAGTGTGCTCTGCCAACGCTATGACACACTGCGCTCGCAGGCCCTGGGCCCCAAGGAATCCCAGGATTTCCTGGAGCGATTGCGAGGAGTGCTATGA
- a CDS encoding DUF397 domain-containing protein — protein MNSGAQELVWFKSTFSGSQGDSCVEIAVTERAVHVRDSKDLTRPNLAVGRRSWGQFLRFTSER, from the coding sequence ATGAACAGCGGTGCGCAGGAACTCGTCTGGTTCAAGTCCACCTTCAGCGGCAGCCAGGGCGACAGCTGCGTAGAGATCGCCGTCACTGAACGCGCGGTGCACGTAAGGGACTCCAAGGACCTGACGCGCCCGAACCTCGCCGTTGGCAGGCGGAGCTGGGGACAGTTCCTACGGTTCACGTCGGAGCGCTGA